A genomic stretch from Erigeron canadensis isolate Cc75 chromosome 9, C_canadensis_v1, whole genome shotgun sequence includes:
- the LOC122580847 gene encoding elicitor-responsive protein 1-like, with amino-acid sequence MPESQKGRELKKMTSGGVLEVTLVDSEGIRDRKFLGCIVCCTTSAVNRPYVCVEYGDQKHISKVAQGKGKKSIWDQRFEFNIDHPPLLDDEGGSKQSSQKLVFRVMDKHKLSDDAYVGEATIHVKDVVLTGMEKGEAELGSRKYRVVREDKSYTGDVSVAVTFKRKLDRAEKLEDGNKTSHVLINNNEDTTKVPVVVA; translated from the exons ATGCCAGAATCACAAAAAGGTCGAGAACTAAAAAAAATGACCAGTGGTGGTGTATTAGAAGTCACGTTGGTGGATTCCGAAGGCATAAGAGATAGAAAGTTTCTTG GTTGTATTGTATGTTGTACCACATCGGCTGTTAATAGACCATATGTATGTGTTGAATATGGTGATCAAAAACATATTAGCAAAGTTGCTCAAGGCAAGGGAAAGAAATCCATATGGGATCAAAGATTCGAGTTTAACATTGACCACCCGCCACTACTTGATGATGAAGGCGGGAGCAAGCAGTCATCCCAAAAGCTTGTGTTTCGCGTGATGGATAAACACAAACTTTCAGATGACGCGTATGTTGGTGAAGCAAC GATACATGTGAAGGATGTTGTGTTAACGGGGATGGAGAAAGGGGAAGCGGAGCTGGGAAGCAGGAAATATAGGGTGGTCCGAGAGGATAAATCCTACACCGGTGATGTATCTGTCGCCGTTACCTTTAAG AGAAAATTAGATAGAGCCGAGAAATTAGAAGATGGAAATAAAACAAGCCATGTCCTGATCAATAATAATGAAGATACTACAAAAGTACCCGTCGTTGTGGCGTAg